In the genome of Dioscorea cayenensis subsp. rotundata cultivar TDr96_F1 chromosome 1, TDr96_F1_v2_PseudoChromosome.rev07_lg8_w22 25.fasta, whole genome shotgun sequence, one region contains:
- the LOC120265182 gene encoding cytochrome P450 89A2-like, producing the protein MEMMLNWLLISTTTLFIFIISTIFFFFFKSHNSGGLPPGPTAIPILGNLQWLWTSLRNIEPLLRDLHARLGPIVTLRIGSNCAIFISDRHLAHDALVTNGAVFADRPPALPALRVFNSNQHNISSASYGPLWRLLRRNLISEILHPSRVKLFSNGRQWVLNILISKIRASAEANNGIVLDFKENLQFSMFCLLVLMCFGEKLDEKAIRDIETAERNWLLYSSKLTVFAFFPRISKLIFRKRWNTAMDLLQKQKDIIIPLIRTREKHKEKQNIQGRGDDEKERFVYSYLDSLLDIKLPEEGNRKLTDDELVTICSEFLIAGTDTTATALEWIMANLVKHPEIQTKLFDEIQGVVGSEAEEVKEEELQRMPYLRAVILEGLRRHPPGHFVVPHSVKEDAMLNGYVIPKGASINFMVAEIGRDEKVWKNPMEFRPERFMEGGEGQRTDITGNKKIMMMPFGVGRRICPGLDLAMLHLGYFVANLFKEFKWKAADGEEIDVDQEKSEFTIVIKTAFRAKVIARRI; encoded by the exons GGCTCCTCATATCCACCAccaccctcttcatcttcatcatctccaccatcttcttcttcttcttcaaaagtCACAACAGTGGAGGGCTCCCTCCAGGCCCAACCGCCATCCCCATCCTCGGCAACCTCCAATGGCTCTGGACATCACTCCGAAACATTGAGCCACTCCTCCGAGACCTCCATGCGCGCCTTGGCCCCATCGTCACGCTCCGCATCGGATCTAACTGCGCGATATTCATCTCCGACCGCCACCTTGCCCACGACGCCTTAGTCACCAACGGCGCAGTCTTCGCCGACCGTCCCCCCGCCTTACCCGCCTTGCGCGTCTTCAATAGCAACCAACACAACATCAGCTCCGCCTCCTACGGTCCTCTCTGGCGTCTCCTCCGCCGCAACCTCATCTCCGAAATCCTCCACCCTTCTCGAGTCAAGCTCTTCTCCAATGGCAGGCAGTGGGTTCTCAACATCCTCATCTCCAAGATCCGCGCCAGCGCCGAGGCAAACAACGGCATCGTCCTTGATTTCAAAGAAAATCTCCAGTTCTCCATGTTCTGCTTGCTTGTCCTCATGTGCTTCGGCGAGAAGCTCGACGAGAAGGCCATTAGAGACATCGAAACGGCGGAGAGGAACTGGCTTCTGTACTCCAGCAAGCTCACTGTCTTCGCTTTTTTTCCCAGAATCTCCAAGCTCATCTTCCGAAAGAGATGGAACACGGCCATGGATCTCCTCCAGAAACAAAAGGACATAATCATACCATTGATCAGAACTCGAGAGAAGCACAAAGAGAAGCAGAACATACAAGGCCGGGGTGATGATGAAAAGGAGAGGTTTGTCTACTCCTATCTTGATTCTCTTCTAGACATCAAACTCCCTGAAGAGGGAAACCGGAAACTCACTGATGATGAACTGGTCACCATCTGCTCTGAATTTCTCATCGCCGGCACCGACACAACGGCGACTGCTCTGGAGTGGATCATGGCGAATCTGGTGAAGCACCCGGAGATACAAACTAAGCTGTTTGATGAAATACAAGGAGTGGTTGGGAGTGAAGCAGAGGAAGTGAAGGAGGAGGAGCTTCAAAGAATGCCTTATCTCAGGGCAGTGATACTTGAGGGACTTAGAAGACATCCACCCGGCCACTTTGTAGTACCCCACAGCGTCAAAGAGGACGCAATGCTCAATGGATACGTGATTCCAAAGGGTGCTTCTATAAATTTCATGGTTGCAGAGATTGGGAGAGATGAGAAGGTGTGGAAGAACCCCATGGAGTTCAGGCCTGAAAG gttTATGGAAGGCGGTGAAGGACAAAGAACGGATATAActgggaataaaaaaatcatgatgatGCCTTTTGGAGTTGGGAGAAGGATATGTCCAGGACTTGACCTTGCTATGCTGCATTTGGGATATTTTGTGGCTAATTTATTTAAAGAGTTTAAATGGAAAGCTGCAGATGGAGAAGAAATAGATGTTGATcaagaaaaatcagaatttaCTATTGTTATAAAAACTGCTTTCCGCGCTAAAGTTATTGCCAGaagaatttaa